One genomic region from Thermovirga sp. encodes:
- a CDS encoding hydrogenase maturation protease, which yields MERLTFVWGMGNELMGDDAAGIRAAEMIKARALPWIRVFLCGVLPENHIAPLRENPPETLLVIDAADFGGEPGEIRLLGLNDVEGSLLSSHGIPLSVLLAPFDEGIRINIIAIQPAFTGLWEGLSPAIETAAGRAAEAVCSGAWDEFPSLHSENLSPR from the coding sequence ATGGAAAGGCTCACCTTCGTATGGGGCATGGGCAACGAACTCATGGGAGACGACGCCGCCGGCATCCGGGCCGCCGAGATGATCAAGGCCCGGGCCCTGCCATGGATCCGCGTCTTCCTTTGCGGCGTCCTCCCCGAGAACCATATCGCCCCGCTCAGGGAGAACCCGCCGGAAACTCTCCTCGTCATCGACGCGGCCGACTTCGGCGGAGAGCCGGGTGAGATTCGCCTTCTCGGGCTCAACGACGTGGAGGGCTCGCTCCTCTCTTCCCACGGCATCCCTCTTTCGGTCCTTCTCGCCCCCTTCGATGAGGGCATCCGCATCAACATCATAGCCATACAACCCGCTTTCACGGGACTTTGGGAGGGCCTTTCGCCAGCCATCGAAACCGCCGCCGGGAGAGCGGCGGAGGCTGTCTGCTCCGGCGCCTGGGACGAGTTCCCTTCCCTTCACAGCGAAAACCTTTCCCCCAGGTAG